GGATCTTTCAATGAACTCTATCCGCAGTACAATCTCTGAAGCACATTTGTCCAATCTCACAAGTTTAGGGTATATGAGCACATCACATAATTCTCTGACTTTTGAGCTCAGCTCGGAATGGCTTCCTCCTTTCCAGCTTGGGGAACTTTCTTTGGCATCATGCAAATTGGGGCCAAAATTTCCCAACTGGCTTCGAAATCAAGAGTACATTGATCATCTTGACATCTCTAATAGCCAAATTTCAGATACCATCCCTATGTGGTTCTGGAATATCTCAAGCAGCTTGTCCCTTTTAAATCTGTCCTCCAACCAAATCACTGGTAAGTTTCCTTGGAAAGATGGTCATATTAGAGAGATAGATTTGAGTTCAAATTTCTTTGATGGACCACTACCACCAATTCCCACAAAGTGTTCAAAGATAAATCTCTCTCGAAACAGGTTTTCAGGAACACTCCTTTCCCTATCAGTTGTTAAGGATATATCCTTAAGGTTTCTTGATTTCTCACATAACCAATTGtttggcacacttcctgataacTGGATCTACTTTCAAGGTCTAGTGTTTCTTAACTTGGGATATAACAATTTTTCTGGAACGATTCCAAAGTCGATAGGTCATCTAGCTTCTTTGGAGACTCTGATTTTGCGGAACAATATGCTCTATGGAGAACTGCCTGCCTCTTTGAGAAACTGCAGCAGCCTTGGTTTTGTAGATTTCGGGTTAAATAAGCTATCAGGAAAGGTACCTTCATGGATTGGGGAAAACCTAATGCATTTGTATGCTCTGATCTTAAAATCAAACAGATTCTATGGAAGCATACCATTTGTAATATGTAGACTTTCGAATCTCCATTTCCTAGATCTGTCAATAAACAGAATTTCTGGAACTATTCCTCCATGCTTTAGTAATTTTACTGCCATGGCCCAGAAAGGAATCGAAGACACGGATCATCTGTACTcttcatcaaatttatttacaGATTCAGTTATTCCATCAGAACATCCAAGTGCTCCAGCAGAAGCACAAAGTCCAAGCAATAGTTATTATTATGATGATGTATATGCAAGATGGAAAGGACAGGAGCTTGAGTATGGAAGAAATTTTGCCTATTTGAAAATGATCGATTTGTCATCCAACGAATTGACTGGAAATATTCCCATAGGTATAACCAGACTTGTCGAACTCAAGGGACTGAATTTGTCTGGAAATGGGCTTCATGGAGCTGTTCCCCTGGAGATTGGCCAATTGAAAGCGTTAGAAAGCTTAGACTTGTCCGCGAACAAATTTACAGGTGAAATTCCTCTAAGCATGTCAGGATTAAATTTTCTTGCATTCTTAAATCTCTCAAACAACAATTTTTTGGGAAGAATTCCATCTGGCACTCAACTCCAGGGATTCAGTATCTCCGCATACCAGGGTAACAGAGGACTCTGTGGTAAACCACTCACAGATATATGTCCGGGAGATGAACCAGCTGATCAAGTCCAACCGTCTGTTGAAGAGTATGAAGATGACGGAGAGGACAGTGAATATGAGAGATGGCTTTATGTAAGTATTGTGCTTGGTTTCAGCACTACGTTTTGGGGTTTCATCGGAACACTAGTGCTAAACCGCCGTTGGAGACATGCATATTATCTCTTTCTAGACAACTTGAAAGAAAGATTATATGTTTGGGTGGCTATGCACATTCCCAGATTTTCCCCTGTAGGGTAAAAGCCTTGAGCTATTGCTTAATAATGCAAAATGCTACatgtactaataaaaaattgaattcgGTACTTGGGAACATAGCAGAGAGGAGAAGCGACTCATTTTATTTTCCATTCAATTGAAGCACAGCCTAATTTAAGTCTTCTCCTCTGGTTTTGTTAAGCAAGTTAACAAGTTTAAAATCTCATTGCTTTTTGTTAAGTTTTTCCCAGTACTCATTTTCCCAAGCCTCTACTTTCCTTGTTGATCCAATCTGAGTATCGATGAATGCTTTTAGAGCTTGAGCATCATAGGGAGGAGGCATGGTGCATGGAACTGAATCCCTCGGAGAATTCACCAAGGAGGCCATCATAAATTTGTTATAATCACCACCAGCAAGGCATGCCATTGTTTCTGGACACAGTTCTATAGCATTCGGAGGTATGCTGGGCTTGTACTTCAATAGTTTTGCGTATTCATTAAGCAGGTGGAACATGTAATCATACACATATTCCTGTTTCAGTTCCTCTTGGATGAAGCGACTCGATGCTTTGCCAATGGCTTGTGCCTGTAAATGACCCATAACGATAGCATAATCATAAAAATGGCATCAATCAAAGCTTCTGAcagtaaaaaaacaaataaaggtTACCTTTTCAGTATTATTATTTCCCCATTCAACAGCAAATTTGAGAGATCTGCATTTATCTCTGTCTCTGATAGGCCAATAGTGTTGCAATGGTACCATGCCTCTTGTGAAGAAATCATAGAAGCGCTGTGTAACCAATAAGGTTGGAGAGTCGCATGCCAGTATGTATTTTTCGCTTACTGACCAAGCCCATCCttctatatatatcttatatctaTGTAAATGAAATGATTGATATGAGAAAAATGACTAACAATGTGATTTTAAAGCCAAATGCATAAAAATGTCTGATTATAAATCTCAGGCCTAAATGTATaatgtaaaagaaaataatgtGACCTGTAAGTGCACTGATCTTCAAGATTCGATTGCTTGTATCCTACCTTGGATTCTTTATTCCAGTCCTGCAATGTAACCATATTAACATGTACTCTATAAATGAATAGCCTATCAAactaatttaattcaaaaaaaccCGATGTGTTCGTGTTTGGTGCATATGTAAGAAGTACCTGGATAAACAGGCGAGCATTCCAGTCCGTTTTATCGGTGACATTGCACCTCATGAGGTCTGCCCTGGTTGCAGCCACAGAGGGATTACCCTTCCAATACGCGAAGGGCTCCCTGTCTTTCCACTTGGTTCTCTTGTTTCCTTCCTTTATATCCTTCACTACATTTGCCCATGGTTTTATATTGGTCTCTACCCTGcaccaaaaatataaaactaaaataccCCAAAACGACCAATCTGACAGAAATACGTACTCAACAACTCACCATCCCCAAAACGACCAATCAGGGAACACAATATCCATGCTCCATACATCTGAACAATACCGGAACAATGGTGGGGGGGCTGCATTAGGCCCGCGATGATCCTTTGATCGAATTACTGGCCGATCATTGCAATCAAACATCATATCAAGATCAGGCAGCCTCCCAGGGTACCACCTTAAAAGTTGTACAATACCCCATATAGTATACAAGTCTCTGGTTTGAATAGACTTGACATATTTCTCTACATAAGCCTTGCCATCTATGATCACTAACCGAAAATGTGCAGTCCTATTAGCTCTGTCAACCATGTCTTTCGAAATCCCTGTCTCTCTCCAATGCCTCAGATCTTCATGAATCCAACGGAAGTATTCAGGACAGGCCATGTTCATTGAAGGGTCATGATTCAGCATGTATTTGAGCAGCACCGGATTAGATTGCGGACATTTTTGTGTCTCATTCCATGCCAGACAGTCTAGAGGTGGCAGAAGAGGAGTCTCTGCCATTCTTGAAATACTAATGATTGGTTTTTCAGCTGAATGCCCTGTATGTACAGTCTGCATTGCAATTCGACATGAATATagtcaaataaattattataattatcgaCAAATTTTGTTTTAGTTGGACTAAAAGACTTACTATGTTGATGTAGCCTGCAAAAACCAAGACGGcgatgaagaggaagaagaagagaagCAGCAGAGCAGTGGTTGTCGCTTGCTTTCTGAATGACCGCCATCTTTTCTGCGTAAAATTCTGTCTGAGCCAGAAGGTATTCTTGTACTTCTCTTCGTAAAACTTCTTCATAGTTATGTTCTTAAGCTATGAACCACTTGGACttaaaaatctaaatacaaATCTGGATAAGTGTGTTTAAGTATTCTCCTTGTCATAATTTACATGCCCTGTTTTTCTCAACTTTGTGCATGACATGCATGAGTTGAAGCtggttttttattaaaagcCACAAAAAATGGAGACAGACTTGTTTTTGAAGGTTAAATCACGTTCTGCACCCCTAAATGCTGCCTTGTTAACTGCTCTTTAAGAGGAAAATAAAGTCAAG
This genomic window from Daucus carota subsp. sativus chromosome 7, DH1 v3.0, whole genome shotgun sequence contains:
- the LOC108193626 gene encoding uncharacterized protein LOC108193626; this encodes MKKFYEEKYKNTFWLRQNFTQKRWRSFRKQATTTALLLLFFFLFIAVLVFAGYINITVHTGHSAEKPIISISRMAETPLLPPLDCLAWNETQKCPQSNPVLLKYMLNHDPSMNMACPEYFRWIHEDLRHWRETGISKDMVDRANRTAHFRLVIIDGKAYVEKYVKSIQTRDLYTIWGIVQLLRWYPGRLPDLDMMFDCNDRPVIRSKDHRGPNAAPPPLFRYCSDVWSMDIVFPDWSFWGWVETNIKPWANVVKDIKEGNKRTKWKDREPFAYWKGNPSVAATRADLMRCNVTDKTDWNARLFIQDWNKESKVGYKQSNLEDQCTYRYKIYIEGWAWSVSEKYILACDSPTLLVTQRFYDFFTRGMVPLQHYWPIRDRDKCRSLKFAVEWGNNNTEKAQAIGKASSRFIQEELKQEYVYDYMFHLLNEYAKLLKYKPSIPPNAIELCPETMACLAGGDYNKFMMASLVNSPRDSVPCTMPPPYDAQALKAFIDTQIGSTRKVEAWENEYWEKLNKKQ